The Choristoneura fumiferana chromosome 11, NRCan_CFum_1, whole genome shotgun sequence genome includes a region encoding these proteins:
- the LOC141432938 gene encoding uncharacterized protein, with the protein MNDTQTTGSSPPPPIPNQASEHENIEVISIKSRIPPFWRDQPRLWFAQFETVVANQKLNDESKFSLIVTQFEKADVEQISDIILAQPNTGRYEATKTRLLTVYEECGADQLHKLLHEMELGDQRPSQLLRRMRGPARGRIPDETLRMLWMGHLPAAIRTVLAVHEETDLDALAALADKMHEQSRQIHAVSSRPGPAVPSTSQITPSTENSNLIDMIEALRVEVAAMRMDRSRYRQQRPYKRRSRSRSRPRKTGGKEGFCYFSPKIRQRSISMS; encoded by the coding sequence ATGAACGACACTCAAACCACCGGCAGCAGTCCACCACCGCCAATACCGAACCAAGCTTCAGAGCACGAGAACATCGAAGTTATCAGCATCAAGTCTCGAATCCCACCTTTTTGGCGCGATCAACCAAGATTATGGTTTGCCCAATTTGAGACCGTGGTAGCAAACCAGAAGCTCAACGACGAAAGCAAATTTAGCCTCATCGTGACACAGTTTGAAAAGGCAGACGTGGAGCAGATAAGCGATATAATTTTAGCGCAGCCCAACACCGGAAGATATGAAGCAACGAAAACACGACTATTGACTGTGTATGAAGAGTGCGGAGCGGATCAACTACACAAACTCTTGCACGAAATGGAACTCGGCGATCAGCGGCCATCACAACTATTGCGGCGCATGAGAGGGCCAGCGCGAGGCAGAATTCCAGACGAAACGCTTCGTATGCTGTGGATGGGGCACCTACCGGCGGCAATACGCACTGTGCTAGCGGTGCACGAAGAAACGGACCTCGACGCACTCGCCGCATTGGCCGATAAAATGCACGAGCAGAGCAGACAAATACATGCAGTAAGCTCCCGACCAGGTCCAGCAGTACCATCTACTTCACAAATTACGCCGTCAACGGAAAACTCCAACCTAATTGACATGATAGAAGCGCTTCGCGTCGAGGTGGCGGCTATGAGAATGGATAGATCGAGATACCGTCAGCAACGGCCGTATAAACGGCGGTCAAGATCCCGGTCGCGTCCACGTAAAACCGGAGGTAAAGAAGGTTTCTGCTATTTTTCACCGAAGATTCGGCAAAGAAGCATATCGATGTCGTAG